The following proteins are encoded in a genomic region of Candidatus Methylospira mobilis:
- a CDS encoding response regulator: MDDAVKEVEILLVEDNPTDAELAIRALKKNNFANKLVWVKDGAEALDFLFATGAYSGRQVTNGPKVILLDLRLPKVDGMEVLRRIKDDERTRIIPVVVLTSSTEDRDVAESYQLGVNSYISKPLEFDQFAKTVSELGLYWLLVNRPPLAAK, from the coding sequence ATGGATGATGCAGTAAAAGAAGTTGAAATCCTGCTGGTTGAAGACAATCCGACCGATGCGGAACTGGCGATACGGGCGCTTAAAAAAAACAATTTCGCCAATAAACTGGTATGGGTAAAAGATGGCGCGGAAGCATTGGATTTCCTTTTCGCTACCGGAGCCTATAGCGGACGCCAGGTGACAAATGGCCCCAAGGTGATTCTGCTGGACCTGCGCCTGCCCAAGGTGGACGGTATGGAAGTGCTGCGCCGGATCAAGGACGATGAGCGTACCCGTATTATCCCTGTGGTGGTGCTGACCTCTTCCACTGAGGACAGAGATGTCGCGGAAAGTTACCAGCTCGGCGTCAACAGCTATATCAGCAAACCTCTGGAATTCGACCAGTTCGCCAAGACAGTATCCGAACTGGGACTGTACTGGCTGCTGGTGAATCGCCCGCCGCTTGCCGCGAAGTAG
- a CDS encoding PAS domain S-box protein: MIARETAQLLRLITGPFLVVDGACEVVFANQSFCELLKWEKGRLIGRSFMELVAEPREKTRQTLKLFFGSGEWLVGRLSLHKGDGSRLEFPCKGCVMQRPSPGQQLLVIIQFDEPIQFQALVQKVEELNTEIRRRRLVEEQLRERSVKLEQEEDALRESEHFLSCVIDHIPNLLFVKDANDLCFVRFNKAGEALLGYTREELLGKNDYDFFPKAQADFFVAKDRAILDSAEPLDIPEEPISTRLLGLRYLHTKKIPIFAGDGSPRYLLGISEDITERKREKDALRENEEKLRSLYELSPLGIALTDMNGRYVEFNESFRRICGYSEEELKTLDYWTLTPRKYEADEARHLESLAGTGRYGPYEKEYVRKDGSLIPLRFNGILVTGRDGRMYIWSIVEDITESKRAEMELRAASLYSRSLIEASIDPLVTISPEGKITDVNLATEAITGRKRSELIDTDFADNFTEPDKARAGYRQVFARGFVRDFPLTLRHISGKETEVNYNASVYLNEEGEVAGVFAAARDITEHKRAEAARTQLAAIVEFSNDAIIGKTPDGIITSWNKGAERIYGYSADEVLGKSITLLGPERHAEIHGLLETIRKGGTVVNHETERVCKGGALIHVALTLSPIRDASGNISGISTIARDITERRQAETELRALKNELEQRVVERTRQLEAANKELEAFAYSVSHDLRTPLRAIDGFSRILLDEYPGKLDKEGRRLLNVVRDNTCRMGQLIDDMLKFSRTGRVELTLSLIDMERLAHEVFEELRPAGAGDRLQLEIEAIPPAMGDSAMMRQVFVNLLSNAIKFSHSRDIARIKVGGSIAGSEAVYYVMDNGVGFDNQYVDKLFGVFQRLHSVNEFEGTGIGLAIVKRIITRHGGRVWAEGEVGRGATVHFTLPVRVCAD, from the coding sequence ATGATTGCGAGGGAAACCGCCCAGTTGCTTCGACTGATAACGGGCCCGTTTCTGGTGGTCGACGGAGCCTGCGAGGTTGTTTTCGCCAATCAATCCTTCTGCGAACTGCTTAAATGGGAAAAAGGCCGGTTGATCGGCCGCTCTTTCATGGAACTGGTCGCGGAGCCACGGGAAAAAACCAGACAGACCTTGAAACTGTTTTTCGGCAGCGGCGAGTGGCTGGTGGGCCGCTTGTCTCTGCATAAGGGCGATGGGAGCAGACTGGAGTTCCCGTGCAAGGGGTGCGTGATGCAACGGCCATCCCCCGGACAGCAGCTTTTGGTCATTATTCAATTCGACGAACCTATTCAGTTTCAGGCATTGGTCCAAAAAGTCGAGGAGCTCAACACCGAAATCCGGCGCAGGCGGCTGGTCGAAGAGCAACTGCGGGAACGCTCCGTCAAACTTGAACAGGAAGAGGATGCATTACGCGAAAGTGAACACTTCCTCAGTTGTGTAATAGACCACATTCCCAATTTACTATTTGTAAAAGACGCCAATGACCTGTGTTTTGTTAGGTTTAATAAAGCCGGAGAAGCGTTGCTTGGCTATACGCGCGAAGAGTTGCTGGGAAAAAACGATTATGATTTTTTTCCAAAAGCGCAGGCGGACTTTTTCGTAGCGAAAGACCGGGCGATTCTCGACAGCGCCGAGCCGCTGGATATACCGGAAGAGCCTATCAGTACGAGACTGCTGGGTCTGCGTTATTTGCATACGAAAAAAATTCCTATTTTTGCCGGTGACGGGAGCCCTCGTTATCTTCTCGGTATTTCAGAGGACATCACCGAACGCAAGCGGGAGAAGGATGCTTTACGCGAAAACGAGGAGAAGTTGCGCAGTCTCTACGAACTCTCGCCCCTGGGTATTGCATTGACGGATATGAATGGGCGTTATGTGGAGTTCAACGAATCGTTCCGGCGCATCTGCGGTTATAGCGAGGAGGAGTTGAAGACGCTGGACTACTGGACCCTGACACCCAGGAAATACGAGGCGGACGAGGCGCGGCATTTGGAATCGCTCGCAGGTACAGGGCGCTACGGCCCCTACGAAAAAGAGTATGTGCGCAAGGACGGCAGCCTGATTCCTCTCCGTTTCAACGGAATATTGGTTACGGGACGCGACGGCCGGATGTACATCTGGTCCATTGTCGAAGACATCACCGAAAGCAAGCGGGCGGAAATGGAGTTGCGGGCAGCATCGCTGTATTCACGCAGCCTGATTGAGGCAAGCATCGATCCGTTGGTGACCATCAGCCCGGAGGGGAAAATTACAGACGTTAATCTGGCTACCGAGGCCATTACCGGCAGGAAGCGTTCCGAGTTGATTGACACCGATTTCGCCGACAACTTTACCGAGCCGGACAAGGCGCGTGCGGGCTATCGGCAAGTATTCGCCAGGGGCTTCGTTCGTGACTTTCCACTGACCCTGCGCCATATCTCCGGAAAGGAAACCGAAGTGAACTATAACGCCAGCGTCTACCTCAACGAAGAGGGTGAAGTGGCGGGGGTGTTTGCCGCCGCGCGCGATATCACCGAACACAAGCGGGCGGAAGCGGCCCGGACGCAGCTGGCGGCCATCGTGGAGTTTTCCAACGATGCGATTATCGGAAAAACGCCGGACGGCATTATTACCAGCTGGAACAAAGGCGCCGAGAGAATTTACGGCTATTCCGCAGATGAAGTCCTGGGTAAGTCGATCACCTTGCTGGGACCCGAACGCCATGCCGAAATCCACGGGCTGCTGGAAACGATACGCAAGGGCGGCACCGTCGTAAACCACGAGACTGAGCGAGTCTGCAAGGGTGGGGCCCTGATCCACGTCGCTCTCACTCTTTCGCCGATCAGAGACGCTTCCGGCAATATCTCCGGCATATCCACCATCGCACGCGACATTACCGAGCGCAGGCAGGCGGAAACCGAGTTGCGCGCGCTCAAGAATGAACTTGAACAGCGTGTAGTCGAACGCACCCGGCAACTCGAAGCCGCCAACAAGGAGCTCGAAGCTTTTGCATATTCCGTTTCGCACGACTTGCGCACGCCGTTGCGCGCCATAGACGGATTTTCCCGTATCCTGCTGGATGAGTATCCCGGCAAGCTGGATAAAGAAGGCAGACGGCTGCTTAATGTGGTGAGGGACAATACCTGCAGAATGGGGCAACTCATCGACGACATGCTGAAGTTCTCCCGCACAGGTCGTGTGGAGCTGACTTTATCCCTTATAGACATGGAGAGACTGGCCCATGAGGTTTTCGAAGAACTTCGTCCTGCTGGCGCCGGCGACAGGCTGCAGCTGGAAATAGAGGCGATTCCCCCGGCTATGGGCGACAGCGCCATGATGCGTCAGGTTTTTGTCAATTTGCTGTCCAATGCGATCAAGTTCAGCCATTCCAGGGATATCGCCAGAATCAAGGTGGGTGGTTCCATTGCAGGGAGTGAAGCTGTTTATTATGTGATGGATAATGGTGTAGGCTTTGACAACCAATATGTCGATAAACTGTTCGGCGTGTTTCAGCGCCTGCATAGCGTGAACGAGTTCGAGGGAACGGGTATCGGACTCGCGATAGTCAAACGCATCATCACCCGTCACGGCGGACGGGTTTGGGCTGAAGGAGAGGTTGGCAGGGGCGCAACGGTACATTTCACCTTACCGGTCAGAGTATGTGCTGATTAA
- a CDS encoding methanogen output domain 1-containing protein has product MSNDAENIAEQMAALKIPLDRDLFMRTLIRELADVLQDVVGAEQASSFISVVGQLMGKRINEQYCKALDATSLSREQVAAVLVDLKKRIGGDFFIVAQDDEKIIFGSRSCPFEEKVVGQKAMCMMTSNVFGSIAAANLGYAKVHLQATLAEGQPECRVVVFLKMSDEADAVEGREYFKSAAG; this is encoded by the coding sequence ATGAGTAATGACGCAGAAAATATTGCCGAACAAATGGCGGCCCTGAAAATCCCTTTGGATCGCGACCTGTTCATGCGCACCCTGATCCGGGAGCTGGCCGACGTGCTGCAGGATGTAGTCGGCGCCGAGCAGGCGTCGAGCTTTATCAGCGTAGTCGGTCAGTTGATGGGCAAGCGGATCAACGAACAGTATTGCAAGGCCCTCGACGCAACTTCGCTGAGCAGGGAGCAGGTTGCAGCGGTGCTGGTGGATTTGAAAAAGCGCATCGGAGGCGATTTTTTCATAGTCGCGCAGGATGATGAGAAAATCATTTTTGGCAGCCGATCGTGCCCGTTCGAGGAAAAAGTGGTTGGACAAAAGGCGATGTGCATGATGACTTCCAATGTTTTCGGCAGCATCGCAGCCGCCAACCTGGGCTACGCCAAAGTACACCTGCAAGCTACTCTTGCCGAAGGACAGCCCGAATGCCGCGTGGTGGTGTTTTTAAAGATGAGCGACGAAGCGGATGCGGTAGAGGGCCGGGAATACTTCAAGAGCGCAGCCGGATGA